Proteins encoded together in one Streptomyces sp. NBC_01216 window:
- a CDS encoding MMPL family transporter → MSTAARWARRLLPLALLIVWLAIGGGLGPYAGKLGEVATNDQAAFLPRSAESTQVIEAQRAFRQDETLPAIVVWTADDDARLDAARQAAATRALASLDGLPGVVGTPSPALPSEDGLALRGVVQLRTDLGEELAPTLDAIESAAASVPGTEVWLAGPAATRADLSNAFAGIDGLLLAVALTTVLLILLLVYRSLLLPLVIILGAVFSLGLACAIVYVLADHGVVRVDGQVQGILSILVIGAATDYALLLAVRYREELAASDGDRYPAMRSALRQSVGPITASAATVALGLLALLLSDLTNNRALGPVGAIGIVCAVLSALTFLPAVLVLLGRAAYWPARPRTSGADQGGQGIWRTVAARVDRAPRKVWAGTLAVLLACAVFAPALESKGVPLDEIFVDDAPSVAAQETLGRHFPGGAGNPAVVIADAPSADRVIAAAEAVPGVDSAAAVTASGRPGAGEPLVVDGRVRIDVTLEDAADSVRAESAVAALRESVHAVPGADALVGGYTAQRYDTQRTAERDRMLIVPVVLVIILVILVGLLRSLLLPVLLVATVALNFLATLGVAALVFEHVFGFTGTDPSVPLYGFVFLVALGVDYNIFLMSRVREESLRHGVREGVLRGLTATGGVITSAGVVLAATFAALGVIPLAFLVQIAFIVAFGVLLDTLVVRSLLVPALVRDLGRVVWWPGSLSRGTKAGTPTPEAASGTRPPA, encoded by the coding sequence ATGTCTACCGCCGCACGCTGGGCTCGACGCCTGTTGCCCCTCGCCCTGCTGATCGTCTGGCTGGCCATCGGCGGCGGGCTCGGCCCATACGCCGGCAAGCTCGGCGAGGTCGCCACCAACGACCAGGCCGCCTTCCTGCCCCGCAGCGCCGAGTCCACCCAGGTGATCGAGGCGCAGCGGGCCTTCCGCCAGGACGAGACGCTGCCCGCGATCGTGGTCTGGACGGCGGACGACGACGCCCGGCTCGACGCCGCGCGGCAGGCCGCCGCCACCCGCGCGCTCGCCTCGCTCGACGGCCTGCCGGGGGTCGTCGGCACGCCGTCACCGGCGCTCCCCTCCGAGGACGGCCTGGCCCTGCGCGGCGTGGTCCAGCTCCGCACCGACCTCGGGGAGGAACTCGCCCCGACGCTCGACGCCATCGAGTCCGCCGCCGCGTCCGTGCCGGGCACGGAGGTGTGGCTGGCGGGACCGGCCGCCACCCGGGCGGACCTGTCGAACGCCTTCGCCGGCATCGACGGGCTCCTGCTCGCGGTGGCACTGACGACCGTGCTGCTGATCCTGCTGCTCGTGTACCGCAGCCTGCTGCTCCCGCTGGTCATCATCCTCGGCGCGGTGTTCTCCCTGGGACTGGCCTGCGCGATCGTCTACGTCCTGGCCGATCACGGGGTCGTCCGGGTGGACGGCCAGGTCCAGGGCATCCTGTCGATCCTGGTCATCGGCGCCGCCACCGACTACGCGCTGCTGCTGGCCGTCCGGTACCGGGAGGAGCTGGCGGCGAGCGACGGCGACCGCTACCCCGCGATGCGGTCGGCGCTGCGTCAATCGGTCGGCCCCATCACCGCCAGCGCCGCGACCGTGGCGCTCGGCCTGCTCGCCCTGCTGCTCAGCGACCTCACCAACAACCGCGCGCTCGGGCCGGTGGGCGCCATCGGCATCGTCTGCGCGGTGCTGAGCGCCCTCACCTTCCTGCCCGCGGTCCTGGTACTGCTCGGCCGGGCCGCCTACTGGCCCGCCAGGCCCCGGACGTCCGGGGCCGACCAGGGCGGCCAGGGAATCTGGCGGACCGTGGCGGCCCGGGTGGACCGCGCGCCGCGCAAGGTGTGGGCGGGCACCCTGGCCGTACTGCTGGCCTGCGCCGTGTTCGCCCCGGCCCTGGAGTCCAAGGGGGTCCCGCTGGACGAGATCTTCGTCGACGACGCGCCCTCCGTCGCCGCCCAGGAGACCCTCGGCCGCCACTTTCCCGGCGGGGCCGGGAACCCGGCCGTCGTGATCGCCGACGCGCCTTCGGCCGATCGGGTGATCGCCGCCGCCGAGGCGGTGCCCGGGGTCGACTCCGCCGCCGCCGTCACCGCCTCGGGCCGCCCTGGTGCCGGCGAGCCGCTGGTGGTGGACGGGCGGGTCAGGATCGACGTCACGCTCGAGGACGCCGCGGACAGCGTCCGGGCGGAGTCCGCCGTCGCCGCGCTGCGCGAGAGCGTGCACGCGGTGCCCGGAGCGGACGCCCTGGTCGGCGGCTACACCGCGCAGCGCTACGACACCCAGCGCACCGCCGAGCGCGACCGCATGCTGATCGTGCCGGTGGTGCTCGTCATCATCCTGGTGATCCTGGTCGGGCTGCTCAGGTCCCTGCTGCTGCCCGTCCTGCTGGTGGCGACGGTCGCGCTGAACTTCCTCGCCACGCTCGGCGTCGCGGCCCTCGTCTTCGAGCACGTCTTCGGCTTCACCGGCACCGACCCCTCGGTCCCCCTGTACGGGTTCGTGTTCCTCGTCGCGCTCGGGGTGGACTACAACATCTTCCTGATGTCCCGGGTCCGCGAGGAGTCCCTGCGGCACGGCGTCCGCGAGGGCGTGCTACGCGGTCTGACCGCGACCGGTGGCGTGATCACCTCCGCCGGTGTCGTCCTGGCCGCCACCTTCGCGGCCCTGGGCGTCATCCCGCTGGCGTTCCTGGTGCAGATCGCGTTCATCGTCGCCTTCGGTGTTCTCCTGGACACTCTGGTGGTGCGCTCGTTGCTGGTACCGGCCCTGGTGCGGGACCTGGGCCGCGTCGTGTGGTGGCCCGGCTCCCTCAGCCGCGGCACGAAGGCCGGGACTCCCACGCCCGAGGCGGCGAGCGGCACGCGTCCCCCGGCGTGA
- a CDS encoding fasciclin domain-containing protein, giving the protein MNVQIFRRAAVAVAAAVVLPLALTACSDSGDTSSQAAAPEAVASTSADAASSDTPMDGPFGPACASVPEDGAGSFEGMAKDPVATAASNNPALSTLVAAVKQAGLVDTLNTAENITVFAPTNDAFAKIPKADLDKVLADKETLTKILTYHVVGEKLTPQQLENGSFETLEKGEITTSGSGESYTVNDSSKVVCGNVPTANATVYIVDTVLMPK; this is encoded by the coding sequence ATGAACGTCCAGATCTTCCGCCGTGCCGCCGTCGCCGTCGCAGCCGCCGTCGTCCTGCCGCTCGCTCTCACGGCGTGCTCCGACTCGGGTGACACGTCCTCGCAGGCCGCCGCGCCGGAGGCGGTCGCTTCGACGTCGGCCGACGCGGCGTCGTCCGACACTCCGATGGACGGTCCGTTCGGTCCCGCCTGCGCCTCCGTACCGGAGGACGGCGCGGGAAGCTTCGAGGGCATGGCCAAGGACCCGGTGGCGACCGCGGCGTCGAACAACCCCGCGCTGTCGACGCTGGTCGCCGCGGTCAAGCAGGCCGGTCTGGTGGACACCCTGAACACCGCCGAGAACATCACGGTGTTCGCGCCGACGAACGACGCCTTCGCCAAGATCCCGAAGGCGGACCTGGACAAGGTGCTCGCCGACAAGGAGACCCTCACCAAGATCCTCACCTACCACGTGGTGGGCGAGAAGCTGACGCCGCAGCAGCTGGAGAACGGCTCCTTCGAGACCCTCGAGAAGGGGGAGATCACCACCAGCGGCTCCGGTGAGAGCTACACCGTCAACGACTCCTCCAAGGTCGTCTGCGGCAACGTTCCGACGGCCAACGCCACGGTCTACATCGTCGACACGGTCCTGATGCCGAAGTAA
- a CDS encoding anti-sigma factor gives MEHPHTLTGAYTLDALDTEEREAVERHLTDCASCAQEVLELSETVTRLGLAVAASPSATMRAEVMRRIATVRQEPPATAAARSASGRRRFGGLSHWALAACLAGAVALGGVSVWQYQRAEDAQREVQRARGASDAVAAVLAAPDARVSTTALDDGAVGTVVVSASLNQAVFAASGMPAPPSGKVYQLWYDDAGTMRSAGLMDADAPAAARLLAGPVNQASGMGVTVEPAGGSPQPTSEPVALIAFPST, from the coding sequence ATGGAGCATCCGCACACGCTGACCGGCGCCTACACACTCGACGCCCTCGACACGGAGGAGCGCGAGGCGGTCGAGCGCCATCTGACGGACTGCGCCTCGTGCGCCCAGGAGGTCCTGGAACTCTCCGAGACCGTCACCCGGCTCGGGCTCGCCGTCGCCGCGTCCCCGTCCGCCACGATGCGCGCCGAGGTGATGCGGCGGATCGCGACGGTGCGGCAGGAACCCCCGGCGACCGCGGCGGCCCGCTCGGCATCCGGACGGCGGCGGTTCGGCGGCCTGTCGCACTGGGCACTCGCCGCCTGCCTCGCGGGCGCCGTCGCCCTGGGCGGAGTGTCCGTGTGGCAGTACCAGCGGGCGGAGGACGCGCAGCGCGAGGTCCAGCGGGCGCGCGGCGCGAGCGACGCGGTCGCGGCGGTGCTGGCCGCGCCCGACGCCCGGGTGAGCACCACCGCGCTGGACGACGGCGCGGTCGGCACGGTGGTGGTCTCCGCCTCGCTGAACCAGGCCGTGTTCGCGGCCTCGGGCATGCCGGCGCCGCCCAGTGGCAAGGTCTACCAGCTGTGGTACGACGACGCCGGAACGATGCGGTCGGCGGGTCTGATGGACGCGGACGCCCCGGCGGCGGCCCGGCTGCTGGCCGGACCGGTGAACCAGGCGTCGGGCATGGGCGTCACCGTCGAACCGGCGGGCGGCTCACCGCAGCCCACCTCCGAGCCGGTGGCCCTGATCGCCTTCCCGTCCACCTGA
- a CDS encoding amino acid ABC transporter ATP-binding protein: protein MPASEGGDALVVLRNVDKHFGPLHVLQSIDLTVGRGEVLVVIGPSGSGKSTLCRAINRLETIDSGEISVDGKPLPEEGRELAALRADVGMVFQSFNLFAHKTVLENVTLGQIKVRKKPKKAAEERARALLDRVGVGSQADKFPAQLSGGQQQRVAIARALAMEPKVMLFDEPTSALDPEMINEVLEVMQQLAREGMTMVVVSHEMGFARSAANRVVFMADGRIVEETTPEEFFSNPRSDRAKDFLSKILHH, encoded by the coding sequence ATGCCCGCTTCGGAGGGTGGTGACGCGCTTGTCGTGCTGAGGAACGTCGACAAGCACTTCGGTCCGCTCCATGTGCTCCAGTCCATCGACCTCACCGTCGGTCGCGGCGAGGTCTTGGTCGTCATCGGCCCGTCGGGCTCGGGCAAGTCGACGCTCTGCCGTGCGATCAACCGCCTGGAGACCATCGACTCCGGCGAGATCTCCGTCGACGGGAAACCGCTCCCCGAGGAGGGCCGGGAACTCGCCGCGCTGCGTGCCGACGTCGGCATGGTGTTCCAGTCCTTCAACCTCTTCGCGCACAAGACGGTGCTGGAGAACGTCACCCTCGGCCAGATCAAGGTCCGCAAGAAGCCGAAGAAGGCCGCCGAGGAGCGGGCCCGGGCGCTGCTGGACCGGGTAGGAGTGGGTTCCCAGGCCGACAAGTTCCCCGCGCAGCTCTCGGGCGGCCAGCAGCAGCGGGTGGCGATCGCCCGCGCGCTCGCCATGGAACCCAAGGTGATGCTCTTCGACGAGCCGACCTCGGCGCTCGACCCCGAGATGATCAACGAGGTGCTGGAGGTCATGCAGCAACTCGCCCGGGAGGGGATGACCATGGTCGTCGTCAGCCACGAGATGGGCTTCGCCCGCTCCGCCGCCAACCGCGTCGTCTTCATGGCCGACGGCCGGATCGTGGAGGAGACGACACCCGAAGAGTTCTTCAGCAACCCGCGAAGCGACCGCGCCAAGGACTTCCTGTCGAAGATCCTCCATCACTGA
- a CDS encoding glutamate ABC transporter substrate-binding protein produces MNTHQLTKAGVAVAAAMALSFSLAACSDDGGGDSGSGDGTITVGIKFDQPGLGLKTPDGTYTGFDVDVATYVAQQLGYDPADIQWKEAKSADRETLLQRGDVDFIAASYSINDERAKKVDFAGPYLLAHQDVLIRADDDSITKPADLNNKKLCSVTGSTSAQNVKTRLAPQAQLQEYGGYSECLTGLENGVIDAITTDDSILAGYASQPENEGKFKLGGFKMSNENYGIGVQKGSELTDQINDALEQMVADGSWDQAVTDNFGPAEYQNEPAPEIGVVVK; encoded by the coding sequence ATGAACACGCATCAGCTCACCAAGGCCGGCGTCGCCGTCGCCGCCGCGATGGCGCTCTCCTTCTCCCTGGCCGCCTGCAGCGACGACGGCGGAGGCGACTCCGGCAGCGGCGACGGCACGATCACCGTCGGCATCAAGTTCGACCAGCCCGGCCTCGGTCTCAAGACACCGGACGGCACCTACACCGGCTTCGACGTCGACGTGGCCACCTACGTCGCCCAGCAGCTCGGCTACGACCCCGCCGACATCCAGTGGAAGGAGGCCAAGAGCGCCGACCGCGAGACCCTGCTCCAGCGAGGCGACGTGGACTTCATCGCGGCCTCCTACTCGATCAACGACGAGCGGGCGAAGAAGGTCGACTTCGCCGGTCCCTACCTGCTCGCCCACCAGGACGTGCTGATCCGCGCCGACGACGACTCCATCACCAAGCCGGCCGACCTCAACAACAAGAAGCTCTGCTCGGTCACCGGCTCCACCTCCGCGCAGAACGTCAAGACGCGACTGGCGCCCCAGGCCCAGCTTCAGGAGTACGGCGGCTACTCGGAGTGCCTGACCGGCCTGGAGAACGGAGTCATCGACGCCATCACCACCGACGACTCGATCCTGGCGGGCTACGCCTCACAGCCCGAGAACGAGGGTAAGTTCAAGCTCGGTGGCTTCAAGATGAGCAACGAGAACTACGGCATCGGCGTCCAGAAGGGCAGCGAACTCACCGACCAGATCAACGACGCTCTGGAGCAGATGGTCGCCGACGGCTCCTGGGACCAGGCGGTGACGGACAACTTCGGTCCCGCCGAGTACCAGAACGAACCCGCACCGGAGATCGGCGTCGTCGTCAAGTGA
- a CDS encoding sigma-70 family RNA polymerase sigma factor: MRENVHIGRAPSAAPDLPELMGRVARGDQQAFTAVFEAVSGPVLGLVRTVLRDPAQSEEVAQEVMVEVWRTAARYQPSKGTVMNWALTLAHRRAVDRVRSEQASSDRQKRVALLDHTTAFDEVVEQVETRLEREQVRRCLRGLTELQRQSVNLAYYRGLTYREVAELLSLPLGTVKTRLRDGLIRLRDCLGVGA, translated from the coding sequence GTGAGAGAGAACGTGCACATCGGCAGGGCGCCGTCCGCGGCTCCGGACCTGCCGGAGCTGATGGGACGCGTCGCCCGCGGCGACCAGCAGGCGTTCACGGCCGTCTTCGAGGCCGTGTCCGGACCCGTGCTGGGGCTCGTCCGCACGGTGCTGCGCGACCCGGCGCAGTCGGAGGAGGTCGCCCAGGAGGTGATGGTGGAGGTCTGGCGGACCGCCGCCCGCTACCAGCCCTCGAAGGGGACGGTCATGAACTGGGCCCTGACCCTGGCGCACCGCCGCGCCGTCGACCGCGTCCGGTCCGAACAGGCGTCGTCCGACCGGCAGAAACGAGTGGCGCTCCTGGACCACACCACGGCCTTCGACGAGGTGGTCGAGCAGGTGGAGACCAGACTGGAGCGTGAACAGGTACGGCGCTGCCTGCGCGGACTCACCGAGCTGCAGCGCCAGTCGGTGAACCTCGCCTACTACCGCGGCCTGACCTACCGTGAGGTCGCCGAACTGCTGTCCCTGCCGCTCGGCACCGTCAAGACACGGCTGCGCGACGGCCTCATCCGGCTTCGTGACTGCCTGGGGGTGGGCGCGTGA
- a CDS encoding amino acid ABC transporter permease, with protein sequence MFDFLEGYDLLGAFWVTVQLTVYAAIGSLIWGTLLAAMRVSPVPLMRGFGTVYVNIVRNIPLTVIIVFTSLGLFQTLGVSLGAEDFTTINFRLAVLGLTAYTAAFVCEALRSGINTVPLGQVEAARAIGLGFSQTLRLVILPQAFRSVVGPLANVLIALTKNTTVAAAIGVAEAALLMREMIENEAQLILISAIFAFGFICLTLPTGLFLGWVSKKVAVKR encoded by the coding sequence GTGTTCGACTTCCTCGAAGGGTACGACCTGCTGGGAGCGTTCTGGGTGACGGTGCAGCTCACCGTCTACGCCGCGATCGGCTCCCTGATCTGGGGGACGCTGCTGGCCGCGATGCGCGTCAGCCCCGTCCCCCTGATGCGGGGCTTCGGCACCGTCTACGTCAACATCGTCCGGAACATCCCACTGACGGTGATCATCGTCTTCACCTCCCTGGGCCTCTTCCAGACGCTGGGCGTCAGTCTCGGCGCCGAGGACTTCACCACCATCAACTTCCGCCTGGCCGTGCTGGGGCTGACCGCCTACACCGCGGCGTTCGTCTGCGAGGCACTTCGGTCCGGCATCAACACCGTGCCGCTCGGACAGGTCGAGGCCGCCCGCGCGATCGGGCTCGGCTTCTCGCAGACCCTCCGTCTCGTCATCCTGCCCCAGGCGTTCCGGTCGGTCGTGGGTCCCCTGGCGAACGTCCTGATCGCCCTCACCAAGAACACCACCGTCGCCGCCGCGATCGGCGTCGCCGAGGCGGCCCTGCTGATGCGGGAGATGATCGAGAACGAGGCGCAGCTGATCCTGATCTCGGCGATCTTCGCGTTCGGCTTCATCTGCCTCACGCTGCCGACCGGCCTCTTCCTCGGTTGGGTCAGCAAGAAGGTGGCGGTGAAGCGATGA
- a CDS encoding amino acid ABC transporter permease produces the protein MKESPTVLYDVPGPRGRRRNVLYTVVFLLGLAVLVWWVVAGLADKNQLAWSKWAPFFTDSRTWTTFLLPALKNTLIAAALSMVIALPLGALLGISRLSDHAWVRGAAGTVVEFFRAIPVLILMLFANAAYAEFTDISPETRPLYAVVTGLVLYNASVLAEVVRAGILALPSGQTDAAKAIGMRKGQTMTYVLLPQSVTAMLPALVSQLVVIVKDTALGGAMLGFSELLASVRPMSANYGANTIASFTVVAVVFVALNFALTTFAGRLERRLRRARKSTGAVVGADAVAELATPGEHVGRGDDTK, from the coding sequence ATGAAGGAGTCGCCCACCGTCCTGTACGACGTCCCCGGCCCGCGGGGCCGACGGCGCAACGTCCTCTACACGGTCGTCTTCCTGCTGGGCCTCGCCGTCCTCGTCTGGTGGGTGGTGGCGGGCCTCGCCGACAAGAACCAGCTCGCCTGGTCCAAGTGGGCGCCGTTCTTCACGGATTCCCGGACCTGGACCACCTTCCTGCTGCCCGCGCTGAAGAACACCCTGATCGCCGCGGCGCTCTCGATGGTCATCGCGCTGCCGCTCGGCGCGCTGCTCGGTATCTCCCGGCTCTCCGACCACGCGTGGGTGCGCGGCGCGGCCGGCACCGTCGTCGAGTTCTTCCGGGCCATCCCGGTCCTGATCCTGATGCTCTTCGCCAACGCCGCCTACGCGGAGTTCACCGACATCAGTCCCGAGACCCGCCCCCTGTACGCGGTCGTCACCGGCCTCGTCCTCTACAACGCGTCCGTTCTGGCCGAAGTGGTGCGGGCCGGCATCCTCGCGCTGCCGAGCGGCCAGACCGACGCCGCCAAGGCGATCGGCATGCGCAAGGGCCAGACCATGACGTACGTGTTGCTGCCGCAGTCGGTCACCGCCATGCTGCCGGCGCTGGTCAGCCAGCTCGTCGTGATCGTCAAGGACACCGCGCTCGGCGGCGCGATGCTGGGGTTCTCCGAGCTGCTGGCCTCGGTCCGGCCGATGAGCGCGAACTACGGAGCGAACACCATCGCCAGTTTCACGGTCGTCGCGGTGGTGTTCGTCGCCCTGAACTTCGCTCTCACCACCTTCGCGGGCCGGCTCGAACGGCGGCTGCGCCGGGCGAGGAAGTCCACGGGCGCGGTCGTCGGCGCCGACGCCGTCGCGGAACTCGCCACACCGGGCGAGCACGTCGGACGGGGCGACGACACGAAGTGA